From a single Paenibacillus sp. FSL W8-0426 genomic region:
- a CDS encoding SMI1/KNR4 family protein: protein MYIVTRMLNPVPAEELDSFEQRHAVTLPRSYRGWLGKYGEGTYSGWMNVQRPDAEVLKPFAEYDFWLHDEEAPINQEQIGECISIGSSVDGDFLAIHPGVAGLLWLPRHDERIRLWHDMEEGFGEQLNRIYSDVYSDASLAEPRYFEPWNELRQHTFYHYAGAKQGGLSLQEVAQVFKARFEWDAILENQHTCKLFSASMGGYLRFNYAYGSEIALFYEAGKAGGAPETEIDRVLQEHDCKAINPMGAEESY, encoded by the coding sequence ATGTATATTGTGACTCGCATGCTCAACCCGGTACCCGCCGAGGAACTGGATTCATTCGAACAACGGCATGCCGTCACGCTGCCTCGTTCATACCGCGGCTGGCTGGGCAAATATGGCGAAGGGACGTACTCGGGCTGGATGAACGTACAGCGCCCCGATGCCGAGGTATTGAAACCCTTTGCCGAATATGACTTTTGGCTGCACGACGAAGAAGCGCCGATCAACCAGGAGCAGATCGGGGAATGCATAAGCATCGGCAGCTCGGTCGATGGGGATTTTCTGGCGATACATCCCGGCGTCGCAGGACTGCTGTGGCTTCCGCGCCACGATGAACGCATCCGTTTGTGGCACGACATGGAAGAGGGATTCGGCGAGCAGCTGAATCGAATCTACAGCGACGTGTACTCTGATGCCTCATTGGCCGAACCTCGGTATTTCGAGCCATGGAACGAGCTGCGGCAGCATACGTTTTACCATTATGCTGGAGCGAAGCAGGGAGGCTTGTCGCTGCAAGAGGTTGCGCAAGTATTCAAGGCCCGTTTTGAATGGGATGCTATACTGGAAAATCAGCATACATGCAAACTTTTTTCGGCTTCCATGGGTGGATATCTCCGCTTCAATTATGCGTACGGATCGGAGATCGCCTTATTTTATGAGGCGGGGAAAGCAGGCGGGGCGCCTGAGACGGAGATCGATCGTGTATTGCAGGAACATGACTGCAAGGCTATCAATCCTATGGGAGCGGAGGAATCATATTGA
- a CDS encoding MFS transporter produces MQNKGKVQLPLQTASLILGFMVWVILSSLMPFIKEDIALTSSQLAWSTAIPVLIGSIARVPIGYWTNRYGARNIFMISFILLLAPVWWVSRATSFADLAIGGFFLGIGGAVFSVGVTSLPKYYPKERHGFVNGIYGIGNLGTALSAFGAPLVADKFGWSTTVLLYSILLVVMAALNFALGDKKETRVNVPLMQQLKAVSRNNKLWLLCLFYFLTFGSFVAFTVYLPNFLVSHFQMDKVDAGVRTAGFILLATIMRPVGGWLGDRFNPFKILMFVFGGLTIAAIVLSFAPSIMMYTVGCLTVALCAGTGNGTIFKLVPLYFVKQPGVANGIISAMGGLGGFFPPLMLTMLYGMTGHYAIGFMALSQIALVSLVLVIWMFYQEKLQLSASILENTVEAILITDTHSVIRSVNPAFTAVTGYSAEEAVGQKPSLLKSGKQDRQFYEKLWSELKQKGYWQGEIWNRKKNGEVYLEWLSITAIRNEAGEVKYYAGMFSDMGKRDIPAT; encoded by the coding sequence ATGCAAAACAAAGGTAAGGTGCAATTGCCCTTGCAAACGGCCAGTTTGATTCTAGGGTTCATGGTATGGGTGATCCTGTCGTCGCTCATGCCGTTCATCAAAGAAGACATTGCGCTGACTTCTTCCCAGCTGGCATGGTCCACGGCCATTCCGGTCTTGATCGGCTCGATCGCACGGGTTCCGATCGGCTATTGGACGAACCGGTACGGTGCGCGCAACATTTTCATGATCAGCTTCATTCTGCTGCTGGCTCCCGTGTGGTGGGTCAGCCGCGCAACGTCGTTTGCGGATCTTGCCATTGGGGGATTTTTTCTCGGCATCGGCGGAGCGGTATTCTCTGTCGGCGTAACGTCGCTCCCGAAATATTACCCCAAAGAGCGTCACGGCTTCGTGAACGGCATTTACGGCATCGGCAACCTGGGAACGGCTCTGTCCGCATTCGGTGCGCCGCTTGTTGCCGACAAGTTCGGCTGGTCGACAACGGTGCTGCTGTACAGCATTTTGCTGGTCGTCATGGCCGCCCTCAACTTTGCGCTCGGCGACAAAAAGGAAACGCGTGTCAATGTGCCGCTCATGCAGCAGCTCAAGGCAGTATCGCGTAACAACAAGCTGTGGCTGCTGTGCCTGTTCTATTTCTTGACATTTGGTTCGTTTGTGGCGTTTACGGTGTATCTGCCGAACTTCCTCGTCAGCCATTTCCAAATGGACAAAGTGGACGCAGGCGTTCGGACCGCGGGATTCATCCTGCTTGCCACCATCATGCGCCCTGTCGGCGGCTGGCTGGGAGACCGGTTCAATCCGTTTAAAATTCTGATGTTTGTGTTCGGCGGATTAACGATCGCAGCCATCGTGCTGTCTTTCGCGCCGTCCATCATGATGTACACCGTAGGCTGCCTGACGGTTGCGCTGTGCGCCGGGACGGGCAACGGCACGATATTCAAATTGGTGCCGCTCTACTTCGTCAAGCAGCCGGGCGTGGCCAATGGTATCATCTCCGCGATGGGTGGTCTGGGCGGCTTCTTCCCGCCGCTGATGCTTACGATGCTTTACGGCATGACCGGGCATTATGCCATCGGCTTCATGGCGTTGTCCCAAATCGCGCTGGTGAGCCTGGTGCTCGTAATCTGGATGTTCTACCAGGAGAAGCTGCAGCTGTCGGCCAGCATTCTGGAAAACACGGTGGAGGCGATTCTGATCACGGACACCCATAGCGTCATTCGTTCCGTGAATCCGGCATTCACCGCCGTGACGGGTTACAGTGCGGAAGAAGCCGTCGGGCAGAAGCCGAGCCTGCTGAAATCAGGCAAGCAGGATCGGCAGTTTTACGAAAAATTATGGTCGGAGCTGAAGCAGAAAGGGTACTGGCAAGGGGAGATATGGAACCGGAAGAAAAACGGGGAGGTCTACCTGGAATGGCTTAGCATCACCGCGATCCGCAACGAAGCGGGCGAAGTGAAATATTACGCAGGCATGTTCAGCGACATGGGAAAACGGGATATCCCGGCAACGTAG
- a CDS encoding multicopper oxidase domain-containing protein, with protein MLTWLNWFKLSLIFTVFTAALSHCSSAETVDVEPKNDSASVSVSQPPVDPVIRRDGNNVYIEMTAQVTDLEISEGTIYNAWTFNGTAPGPVLRVTEGDTLIFTLKNLDESMPHSMDFHAVHASPSSKFIDVMPGEQGTFTYPTSSPGVFMYHCGTKPVLAHIANGMYGMIIVEPKNGYPSENLIDREFTLVQSEWYKEHDYESFLNDQPDYVVFNGNDYGLTNSPLLAKVGDNVRIYISNAGPNEVSSFHIVGTIMDRVYIDGNPKNIQYGMQTVMLPASGGAVVEFTVTEEGDYPIVTHQFNHASKGASAVLRVTKDGLDHGGPPMKH; from the coding sequence ATGCTCACTTGGTTGAATTGGTTCAAGCTTTCCTTGATCTTTACCGTGTTTACAGCTGCCCTCTCCCATTGCAGTTCCGCCGAAACTGTCGATGTGGAGCCTAAGAACGATTCGGCTTCCGTATCCGTCAGCCAGCCGCCGGTAGACCCGGTCATCCGCAGGGACGGCAATAACGTATATATCGAAATGACCGCCCAAGTTACCGACCTCGAAATTTCCGAAGGCACGATTTACAATGCATGGACGTTTAACGGAACCGCTCCCGGGCCGGTTCTTCGCGTAACGGAAGGCGATACCCTTATTTTCACGCTGAAGAACCTGGATGAAAGTATGCCGCACTCCATGGATTTCCATGCCGTGCATGCTTCGCCCAGCAGCAAATTTATCGATGTTATGCCCGGTGAGCAAGGTACGTTTACATATCCAACGTCTTCCCCTGGCGTGTTCATGTACCATTGCGGCACCAAACCTGTGCTGGCCCACATCGCCAACGGCATGTACGGCATGATTATCGTTGAACCCAAGAACGGTTATCCTTCCGAGAACTTGATCGATCGTGAATTTACGCTCGTTCAGAGCGAATGGTACAAGGAACACGATTATGAATCGTTCCTGAACGACCAACCGGATTACGTCGTATTTAATGGCAATGATTACGGTTTGACCAATTCGCCACTTCTCGCCAAGGTAGGGGACAACGTTCGCATTTACATTAGCAATGCCGGCCCCAATGAAGTATCCTCATTTCATATCGTGGGCACGATCATGGATCGGGTCTACATCGATGGCAATCCAAAGAATATCCAGTACGGCATGCAGACCGTCATGCTTCCTGCGAGCGGCGGCGCCGTAGTGGAGTTTACCGTCACGGAAGAAGGCGATTATCCGATCGTTACGCATCAGTTCAACCATGCTTCCAAAGGAGCCTCCGCCGTGCTTCGCGTGACCAAGGATGGCCTCGATCATGGCGGTCCGCCCATGAAACATTAA
- a CDS encoding Crp/Fnr family transcriptional regulator, translating into MRRENKDTAAEFLQQFPIFQDLTPEELKQVEDIAISRKMVKKTVIFTEGSEKEAVFFIRTGIVKAYKTDENGHEQIVSFLKTGDMFPHTGFFNAHPYPATAEAITPSELLAIPVRHFERVMLNTPAIAIKIMRVLGDKIRELQDKLQVMSGQDVRNRVLSFLLMLAEQHGQADGSKIVINLPMTHQEFANSIGTTRETANRLLNQLSKEQLLDVDRSRIVIYDLPALKQQRDTV; encoded by the coding sequence ATGCGCAGGGAAAACAAAGATACGGCTGCGGAGTTTCTGCAGCAATTCCCCATTTTTCAGGATCTGACTCCCGAAGAATTGAAACAGGTGGAGGACATCGCCATCTCCAGGAAAATGGTCAAAAAAACGGTCATTTTTACCGAAGGCAGCGAAAAGGAAGCCGTGTTTTTCATTCGCACCGGGATCGTCAAAGCCTATAAAACGGACGAAAACGGACACGAGCAGATCGTTTCCTTCCTCAAAACGGGCGACATGTTTCCGCATACCGGCTTCTTCAATGCCCATCCATACCCGGCTACGGCCGAAGCCATTACGCCATCCGAACTGCTCGCCATTCCGGTAAGGCACTTCGAACGCGTAATGTTGAATACGCCGGCCATCGCCATCAAAATCATGCGCGTGCTCGGAGACAAAATCCGCGAGCTTCAGGACAAGCTGCAAGTCATGTCCGGACAAGACGTGCGCAATCGCGTGCTCTCTTTCCTGCTCATGCTGGCCGAACAGCATGGACAGGCCGACGGCAGCAAGATCGTCATCAACCTGCCGATGACCCACCAGGAATTCGCCAATTCAATCGGAACGACGCGCGAAACGGCCAATCGGCTGTTGAACCAATTGTCCAAGGAACAGCTGCTCGATGTGGATCGAAGCCGGATCGTCATTTACGATTTGCCTGCGCTGAAACAGCAGAGGGACACCGTCTGA
- the narI gene encoding respiratory nitrate reductase subunit gamma: protein MSTLELFLWGALPYMVVIFCITATIWRYVTNPFGWTSKSSEMLEKRMLRWGSLLFHIGIFAVICGHIAGLLVPVEFYHWMGLSDEGYHLVAIAGGMPAGIIAFAGVVLLLIRRYASPRVRATSSAGDWIALIALVVVIVSGLLATSANAVNHTGFDYRTTINPWLRGLMIFQPDPTLMQTVPMNFKIHILLTFVLYCAFPFTRLVHMFSMPLGYLKRSYVVYRRRDGAVYPNQEHKKERAM, encoded by the coding sequence GTGAGTACATTGGAGCTATTTTTATGGGGGGCTCTGCCTTACATGGTGGTCATTTTCTGCATTACGGCCACGATCTGGAGATATGTCACTAATCCATTCGGCTGGACGTCCAAATCGAGCGAAATGCTGGAGAAACGCATGCTTCGCTGGGGGAGCCTGCTCTTCCATATCGGAATTTTTGCCGTTATATGCGGTCATATTGCGGGTTTGCTGGTGCCGGTAGAGTTTTACCACTGGATGGGGTTAAGTGACGAGGGCTACCACCTCGTTGCGATTGCAGGCGGGATGCCTGCCGGAATCATTGCTTTTGCCGGGGTGGTTCTGCTGCTGATCCGACGCTATGCGTCGCCCAGGGTTCGCGCAACGAGCAGCGCCGGCGACTGGATTGCGTTGATCGCGCTGGTCGTCGTTATCGTCTCCGGCCTATTGGCTACTTCGGCCAATGCGGTGAACCACACGGGGTTTGATTACCGGACCACGATTAATCCGTGGCTGCGCGGCCTGATGATATTCCAACCGGACCCGACGCTTATGCAGACGGTGCCGATGAACTTTAAAATTCATATTTTGCTGACGTTTGTATTGTACTGCGCGTTTCCGTTCACCCGTCTCGTTCACATGTTCAGCATGCCCTTGGGCTACCTGAAACGGAGTTACGTCGTATATCGCAGACGGGACGGGGCGGTATACCCGAATCAAGAACACAAAAAAGAAAGGGCGATGTAA
- the narJ gene encoding nitrate reductase molybdenum cofactor assembly chaperone, with translation MTTDVNEGAGTTLVHDWDAARMVCKLLSYLLQYPDAEWRAGLQGFREAAGSLTDGEAQEVLGAFSRQAEEADAIRWQDEYVRTFDFDKKSNLYLTYAVYGDERDRGPALIELKRRYEAAGFYMEGSELPDYLPMVLEFAAEASEEEALGVISVYRKALTAMAESLSRLTTPYAPLLELLLRVLPEADNDAAVEASADVGSQNGLWTGGVKR, from the coding sequence ATGACAACCGATGTCAATGAGGGAGCTGGCACGACCCTTGTTCATGATTGGGATGCAGCGAGAATGGTGTGTAAGCTCCTCTCGTATTTGCTCCAGTATCCGGATGCCGAATGGCGTGCAGGATTGCAGGGCTTCCGCGAAGCTGCAGGCTCCCTTACAGATGGCGAGGCCCAGGAGGTACTGGGAGCGTTCTCCAGACAAGCGGAGGAGGCGGATGCGATCCGCTGGCAGGACGAATACGTGCGCACATTCGATTTTGACAAAAAGTCGAACTTGTACTTGACCTATGCCGTGTACGGGGATGAACGCGACCGTGGGCCTGCGTTGATCGAACTCAAGCGCAGATACGAGGCTGCAGGTTTCTATATGGAAGGCAGCGAATTGCCGGATTATTTGCCGATGGTGCTTGAATTTGCGGCTGAAGCTTCCGAGGAAGAGGCGCTTGGCGTAATCTCCGTGTACCGCAAAGCGCTGACGGCAATGGCGGAAAGCCTGTCCAGGCTAACGACGCCATACGCGCCGCTGCTTGAATTGCTGCTTCGGGTGCTTCCCGAGGCGGATAACGATGCAGCCGTGGAGGCAAGCGCCGACGTCGGCTCGCAGAACGGATTATGGACAGGTGGGGTGAAACGGTGA
- the narH gene encoding nitrate reductase subunit beta, producing the protein MKIKAQVSMVMNLDKCIGCHTCSVTCKNTWTNRPGAEYMYWNNVETKPGIGYPKQWEDQERYNGGWEMKNGKLELKSGARAKRLLNIFHNPDQPTIDDYYEPWNYEYEKLTNSPEKKHQPVARPKSQITGKYMELEWGPNWEDDLAGAHVTGLEDPNMKGIEDSIKMDFEQVFMMYLPRICEHCLNPACVSSCPSGAMYKREEDGIVLVDQNACRAWRFCVSSCPYKKVYFNWQTNKAEKCTLCFPRIEAGLPTICSETCVGRIRYIGLMLYDADRVEAAASADNEQDLYESQMGIFLDPNDPEVIREARNSGILEDWITAAQQSPIYKMVVDWGIALPLHPEYRTLPMVWYIPPLSPITNRIEGQGSSLEANDIFPAIDNMRIPVEYLANLLTAGDTTRIRAVLRKMAVMRIHMRNQQTGKPSEPSLLNSVGMDAQEVEDMYRLLAIAKYNDRFVIPPAHREEVEDLFSEQGSCGLSFAGGPGSCGVF; encoded by the coding sequence TTGAAGATTAAAGCACAAGTCAGCATGGTCATGAACCTGGATAAATGCATCGGTTGCCACACGTGCAGCGTAACGTGCAAAAACACGTGGACGAACCGGCCGGGCGCCGAGTACATGTACTGGAATAACGTCGAAACGAAACCGGGCATCGGTTATCCGAAGCAATGGGAGGATCAGGAACGTTACAACGGCGGTTGGGAAATGAAAAACGGCAAGCTGGAGCTGAAGTCCGGCGCTCGCGCCAAACGGCTGCTCAACATTTTCCACAATCCCGACCAGCCGACCATCGACGATTATTACGAGCCGTGGAACTACGAATACGAGAAGTTGACGAACAGTCCGGAGAAAAAACACCAGCCCGTCGCGAGACCGAAATCCCAGATTACGGGCAAATACATGGAGCTCGAATGGGGTCCCAACTGGGAAGACGACCTGGCGGGCGCCCACGTTACCGGGCTGGAAGATCCGAATATGAAAGGCATTGAAGATTCGATCAAAATGGACTTCGAGCAGGTATTCATGATGTACCTGCCCCGCATCTGCGAGCACTGCCTGAACCCGGCCTGCGTCTCTTCCTGCCCATCGGGCGCGATGTACAAACGGGAGGAAGACGGCATCGTGCTCGTGGATCAGAATGCCTGCCGGGCATGGCGTTTCTGCGTCTCCAGCTGTCCGTACAAAAAGGTGTACTTCAACTGGCAAACGAACAAAGCCGAGAAATGCACGCTCTGTTTCCCGCGGATCGAAGCCGGATTGCCGACGATCTGTTCGGAAACATGCGTCGGCCGCATCCGTTATATCGGCCTGATGCTGTACGATGCGGATCGTGTGGAAGCGGCGGCTTCAGCCGATAACGAACAGGATCTGTACGAATCGCAGATGGGCATTTTCCTCGATCCGAACGATCCGGAAGTCATTCGGGAAGCACGTAATTCCGGCATTCTGGAGGATTGGATCACTGCAGCCCAGCAGTCGCCGATCTATAAAATGGTCGTCGATTGGGGCATTGCGCTCCCGCTTCACCCGGAATACCGGACACTGCCGATGGTATGGTACATTCCGCCGCTTAGCCCGATCACGAACCGGATCGAAGGCCAGGGCAGTTCGCTGGAGGCGAACGACATTTTCCCGGCGATCGACAATATGCGCATTCCGGTCGAATACCTGGCCAACCTGCTGACCGCCGGAGATACGACCCGCATCCGCGCCGTATTGCGCAAAATGGCCGTCATGCGCATTCACATGCGCAACCAGCAGACCGGAAAACCAAGCGAGCCGTCCCTGCTGAACAGCGTGGGTATGGATGCGCAGGAGGTTGAAGACATGTACCGGCTGCTCGCGATTGCGAAGTACAACGACCGCTTCGTCATCCCGCCGGCCCACCGTGAGGAAGTGGAGGATTTGTTCAGCGAGCAGGGCAGCTGCGGATTGAGCTTTGCCGGCGGTCCGGGTTCCTGCGGTGTATTTTGA
- a CDS encoding YlbF family regulator has translation MNAIVKLNKEPLMSKMQELCTILLQDEGYREMRAMIDEFAADEQATDQYERFMEMHQAMEQKESLDIELQESEIQHYEQAERALYDHPLIRRFLYAQREFSQLHQEISHYFTKSVELNRLPEKKDLPKQTCGCGGSCSGGH, from the coding sequence ATGAATGCGATTGTTAAACTGAATAAGGAACCCCTGATGAGCAAAATGCAGGAATTGTGCACTATACTGCTTCAGGATGAAGGATATCGGGAAATGCGTGCCATGATCGACGAATTCGCCGCGGATGAACAAGCGACAGACCAGTACGAACGGTTTATGGAGATGCATCAGGCCATGGAACAAAAAGAAAGCCTGGACATCGAGCTGCAGGAATCCGAAATCCAGCATTATGAGCAAGCCGAACGCGCGTTGTACGATCATCCGTTAATCCGCCGTTTCCTGTATGCCCAGCGCGAGTTCAGCCAGCTGCATCAAGAAATCAGTCACTATTTCACCAAATCGGTGGAATTGAACCGCCTGCCGGAGAAGAAAGACCTGCCTAAACAAACATGTGGTTGCGGCGGCAGCTGTTCCGGTGGTCACTAA
- a CDS encoding YwiC-like family protein, giving the protein MKMVIPHEHGGWAMVSVPFLVGVIASSPRWLHIPLFLAWLGFYLTAYPLLQSLKRKAGRDRLYKWAAIYGTAALICLIPPLIGQPQLVWFAPVLCGLLVVNIWHVRQKRERSLVNDLCAMIVFSLGGAAAYLIGSGGWDYGMAIVMLFSFLYFTGSTFFVKSVFRERTNRRWTRLTLILHVVLLLIPVAIGYPWMALAYVFPAVRAFVYAGKPLRPMKTGIIEIIGSVLFVACALLL; this is encoded by the coding sequence ATGAAAATGGTTATTCCGCATGAGCATGGCGGCTGGGCCATGGTCAGTGTGCCCTTTCTGGTAGGCGTCATTGCCAGCAGCCCGCGATGGCTGCATATTCCGCTATTTTTGGCCTGGCTCGGCTTTTATTTGACGGCATATCCGCTGCTTCAATCGCTGAAGCGCAAAGCAGGTCGGGACAGGTTGTACAAATGGGCTGCCATCTACGGCACGGCTGCGTTGATCTGCCTGATTCCGCCGCTGATCGGGCAGCCGCAGCTGGTTTGGTTTGCCCCTGTATTATGTGGATTGCTGGTCGTAAACATCTGGCATGTGCGACAAAAAAGGGAGCGTTCCCTGGTAAACGACCTTTGTGCGATGATCGTATTTTCGCTTGGCGGCGCTGCCGCCTATCTCATCGGTTCAGGTGGATGGGATTACGGTATGGCGATCGTGATGCTGTTCAGCTTTCTCTATTTTACAGGAAGCACGTTTTTTGTGAAATCGGTCTTTCGGGAACGAACCAATCGGCGGTGGACCAGGCTAACCCTAATCCTGCACGTCGTGCTGCTGCTCATCCCGGTGGCGATCGGATATCCATGGATGGCCTTGGCCTATGTTTTTCCGGCTGTGCGGGCCTTTGTGTATGCAGGGAAGCCGCTTAGACCGATGAAGACCGGCATCATTGAAATCATTGGTTCTGTCCTGTTCGTGGCATGTGCGCTTCTGTTGTGA